The Zingiber officinale cultivar Zhangliang chromosome 9A, Zo_v1.1, whole genome shotgun sequence genome window below encodes:
- the LOC122020777 gene encoding probable thiol methyltransferase 2: MSCGGGDKPRVHDSASSPRDSVVVEHRSSAGWEKCWEEGVTPWDLGQTTPIVHQLVQSGSLPKGRALVPGCGSGYDVVAIASPERFVVGLDISSIAIKKAKEGSSSLPNANHLTFVEADFFHWQPTEKFDLIFDYTFFCAIDPNMRPAWAEKMRELLNPDGELITLIYLISGKEGGPPYNCTVDDYEKVLNPVGFRAVYIEDNEIAVEKRKGREKLGRWKQLSS, translated from the exons ATGTCCTGCGGCGGTGGAGACAAGCCCCGAGTCCACGATTCTGCTTCGAGCCCCAGGGACAGTGTGGTCGTCGAGCATAGGAGCTCAG CGGGTTGGGAAAAATGCTGGGAAGAGGGAGTGACCCCCTGGGATTTAGGGCAAACCACGCCAATAGTTCATCAGCTCGTTCAAAGTGGATCTCTTCCGAAGGGCAGAGCTCTTGTTCCTGGCTGTGGCAGT GGATATGATGTGGTTGCTATAGCAAGTCCTGAGCGGTTCGTTGTAGGCTTGGATATATCGTCAATTGCTATTAAGAAAGCGAAAGAG GGGTCTTCCTCTTTGCCAAATGCAAACCACCTCACCTTTGTAGAAGCAGATTTCTTCCATTGGCAACCAACAGAGAAGTTTGATCTTATCTTTGATTACAC ATTCTTCTGTGCTATTGATCCAAACATGAGACCAGCGTGGGCTGAGAAAATGAGGGAGCTTCTAAATCCAGATGGAGAGCTCATAACCCTTATATATCTT ATCAGTGGCAAGGAAGGAGGGCCACCATATAATTGCACAGTAGACGA TTATGAGAAGGTCCTGAACCCTGTGGGTTTCAGAGCTGTATATATCGAAGACAATGAGATAGCAGTTGAGAAACGCAAG GGAAGGGAGAAGCTTGGCAGGTGGAAGCAGCTTTCGAGCTGA